In one Kiloniellales bacterium genomic region, the following are encoded:
- a CDS encoding ATP-binding protein — MKQDRGSVFRPRLRIYARAMIFIGTVLTAITAAVTWVKISEERRQLTEALYSRLADLSTGQALALSNSVWDLNRDNAKTIMQGLAQHPDFVAATVTDEKSRVFVALRAKDAMRLPVVSQTTDIVLKEQSSTKTIGSLELSLSLDRLRQAQEQALIDAIVLGFAQLFAVLVAVGLGLRTVVKPLTSITDTMVSVAAGHLDPPMPFVDRQDQVGAVARAVRSLRDMAVDHRKAKEALERAQSELEQRVEERTRELHASEKRFRDYAEASGDWFWETDADLRFTYMSGAVERILGVPPEWHYGMTREELLSKDHDKAAWAQHKKTLLERKPFRNFVYYRVGEGIKPHWLSINGIPVFDDSGTFIGYRGTGADITAQKRAELKLHASEEQLRQAQKMQAIGQLTGGVAHDFNNLLAVIRGNLEILAGKSGEKEPRVQAMFRAIGRGAELTQRLLAFSLRQSLSPRPIDLAGMVEEMSELLARTLGEGVTIETIAAEDLKPALADQGQVENALVNLAINARDAMSGSGKLTIECSNARLDQSYVARNPEVDAGDYVVLAVSDTGQGMTQKVLEHAVEPFFTTKKVGEGSGLGLSTVYGFAKQSGGHLAIYSEQGLGTTVKLYLPLADQAPQKPKVQPVAPEPSGRGELILIVEDDEEVRKVAASIVQSLGYEVMDVADASEALALLQQDLPIALVLSDVVLPGGMSGPEMADEARIKHPDLQFVFISGYPAEAARRNGSIGSDRVLLNKPFDQRALAVALRQALDK, encoded by the coding sequence ATGAAGCAGGACAGAGGTTCGGTGTTCCGACCCCGACTTAGAATTTATGCACGTGCGATGATCTTCATTGGGACGGTTCTCACCGCGATCACCGCAGCCGTCACCTGGGTCAAGATAAGCGAGGAACGCCGGCAGCTGACGGAAGCACTGTACTCTCGTTTGGCCGACCTCTCCACCGGGCAGGCATTGGCCCTTTCGAACTCCGTATGGGACCTGAACCGGGACAATGCGAAGACCATCATGCAGGGATTGGCTCAGCATCCCGATTTCGTCGCCGCCACGGTGACGGACGAAAAGTCCCGGGTCTTCGTGGCGCTTCGCGCAAAGGATGCGATGCGTCTACCGGTGGTCAGCCAGACCACCGACATCGTGCTCAAGGAACAGTCCAGCACCAAGACCATCGGCAGCCTGGAACTGTCGCTTTCGCTCGACCGGCTGAGACAGGCGCAGGAGCAGGCGCTGATCGATGCAATCGTCCTGGGATTCGCCCAACTCTTCGCGGTGCTGGTCGCCGTCGGCCTAGGGCTGCGAACCGTGGTCAAGCCGCTGACGTCGATAACCGACACAATGGTGAGTGTTGCCGCCGGCCACTTGGACCCACCGATGCCCTTCGTGGATCGTCAGGATCAGGTCGGCGCCGTGGCGCGTGCGGTCCGCTCGCTTCGGGACATGGCGGTAGACCACAGAAAGGCGAAGGAGGCGCTCGAGCGGGCGCAAAGCGAATTGGAGCAGCGCGTGGAGGAACGTACTCGGGAACTGCACGCCAGCGAAAAGCGGTTCCGGGACTATGCGGAGGCCTCGGGCGACTGGTTCTGGGAAACGGATGCGGACCTGAGGTTCACCTACATGTCCGGCGCCGTGGAACGCATCCTGGGCGTACCGCCCGAGTGGCACTACGGCATGACCCGCGAGGAGCTCCTCAGCAAAGATCATGACAAGGCGGCATGGGCACAGCACAAGAAGACACTTCTGGAGCGCAAGCCGTTCCGCAACTTCGTGTACTACCGCGTCGGAGAAGGCATCAAGCCGCACTGGCTGAGCATTAACGGCATACCGGTGTTCGATGATTCGGGAACCTTTATCGGGTACCGGGGAACCGGTGCCGATATCACCGCTCAGAAGCGGGCCGAGCTCAAACTCCACGCCAGCGAGGAACAGCTGCGCCAAGCCCAAAAGATGCAAGCAATAGGCCAGCTGACAGGCGGTGTGGCGCACGACTTCAACAATCTTCTCGCGGTCATCCGGGGCAATCTGGAGATCCTTGCCGGCAAGAGCGGCGAGAAGGAACCCAGGGTGCAGGCAATGTTCCGCGCGATCGGAAGGGGCGCCGAGCTTACCCAGCGCCTGCTGGCCTTCTCTCTTCGCCAATCGCTCTCGCCGCGACCAATCGATCTGGCGGGCATGGTGGAGGAAATGTCGGAACTTTTGGCGCGGACCCTCGGAGAGGGCGTCACAATCGAAACCATCGCTGCCGAAGATTTGAAGCCCGCGCTAGCCGACCAGGGTCAGGTAGAGAACGCCCTGGTCAATCTCGCGATCAACGCGCGCGACGCGATGTCGGGCAGCGGCAAGCTTACGATCGAATGCAGCAACGCCCGGCTCGACCAGTCCTACGTCGCCAGGAACCCCGAAGTCGATGCCGGCGACTACGTTGTCCTTGCGGTAAGCGACACCGGCCAAGGCATGACGCAGAAAGTTTTGGAGCATGCGGTCGAGCCGTTCTTCACCACCAAGAAGGTCGGCGAAGGCAGCGGCCTGGGACTATCCACGGTCTACGGCTTCGCAAAGCAATCGGGTGGTCATCTGGCGATCTACAGCGAACAGGGTCTCGGAACAACGGTGAAGCTCTACTTGCCGCTGGCAGATCAGGCCCCCCAAAAGCCCAAAGTCCAACCCGTGGCTCCCGAGCCTAGCGGACGGGGCGAGCTGATCTTGATCGTCGAAGACGACGAGGAGGTGCGCAAGGTGGCCGCATCGATTGTCCAGTCCCTTGGCTACGAGGTGATGGACGTGGCGGATGCCAGTGAAGCCCTGGCCTTACTCCAGCAAGACCTACCGATCGCGCTCGTGCTCTCGGACGTCGTCCTCCCGGGAGGTATGAGCGGTCCGGAAATGGCCGATGAGGCGCGGATCAAGCATCCTGACCTCCAGTTTGTTTTCATCTCCGGTTATCCGGCGGAGGCGGCGCGGCGCAACGGATCCATCGGCTCCGACAGGGTCCTTCTGAACAAACCCTTCGATCAGCGAGCGCTGGCGGTTGCCCTTCGACAGGCTCTCGACAAGTAG
- the hflX gene encoding GTPase HflX: MEGLGDGSPGKAAERCLVLHPAFRSAPSSPRDSEARLSEAVGLAEAINLAVVDGRVLRANRPRPGTLIGKGAVEELAHFIADQSIMLCIIDHGLTPIQQRNLERAWSCKVIDRTGLILEIFGERARTKEGQLQVELAALSYQRSRLVRSWTHLERQRGGFGFLGGPGESQLEIDRRLTSDRISRIRTELATVKRTRALHRQARKRVPYPVIALVGYTNAGKSTLFNRLTGARVMAKKMLFATLDPTMRKIRLDSDHEAILSDTVGFISELPTGLVAAFRATLEEVSEADLILHVRDAAHADTEAQRRDVEAVLEDLGLTAEGSQRIEVLNKLDLLDPDERAAVVDRAARTPDQIAISAVTGEGLDQLLLLLSNAVNGHRCLVDLWIPHQDGAALSWLYERGKVLERSDDEEGCSLKVSLEPAVLSRFEQRFGIAARESLDDRLTASPS; encoded by the coding sequence GTGGAGGGCCTCGGCGACGGGTCGCCGGGGAAGGCGGCGGAGCGCTGTCTCGTTCTCCACCCGGCCTTCCGGAGCGCGCCTTCGTCACCCCGCGATTCTGAGGCGCGGCTGAGCGAGGCCGTCGGTCTCGCCGAGGCGATCAACCTTGCGGTGGTCGACGGTCGCGTCCTCCGGGCGAACCGGCCGCGGCCGGGCACCTTGATAGGCAAGGGCGCTGTCGAGGAACTAGCGCATTTCATCGCCGATCAATCGATAATGCTCTGCATCATCGATCACGGGCTCACGCCGATCCAGCAGCGCAACCTGGAGCGTGCCTGGTCGTGCAAGGTGATCGACCGGACCGGCCTCATTCTCGAGATCTTTGGAGAGCGCGCCCGGACCAAGGAAGGCCAGCTCCAGGTCGAATTGGCAGCCCTGAGCTACCAACGCTCGCGCTTGGTCCGCTCCTGGACCCACCTGGAACGGCAGCGCGGCGGCTTCGGCTTCCTGGGCGGCCCTGGCGAGAGCCAGCTCGAGATCGACCGCCGGCTGACGTCGGATAGGATCTCGCGGATCAGGACCGAGTTGGCGACCGTGAAGCGGACGCGGGCGTTGCACCGCCAGGCGCGCAAGCGGGTCCCTTATCCGGTGATCGCTCTGGTCGGCTACACAAATGCGGGCAAGTCGACCTTGTTCAACCGCCTGACCGGTGCGCGCGTGATGGCGAAGAAGATGCTCTTCGCCACCTTGGACCCGACCATGCGCAAGATCCGCCTGGACAGCGACCATGAGGCCATCCTTTCAGACACGGTCGGTTTCATCTCGGAGCTCCCGACCGGCCTCGTCGCCGCGTTCCGGGCGACCTTGGAGGAGGTCTCCGAGGCCGACCTGATTCTGCACGTCCGCGACGCCGCCCATGCCGATACGGAAGCCCAGCGCCGCGACGTCGAGGCCGTGCTCGAGGACCTGGGCCTGACCGCCGAGGGGAGTCAACGGATCGAGGTCTTGAACAAGTTGGACCTGCTGGATCCCGACGAGCGTGCCGCCGTCGTCGACCGGGCCGCCCGGACGCCGGATCAGATCGCCATATCCGCGGTGACCGGCGAAGGCCTGGATCAGCTCCTCCTGCTTCTGTCGAACGCGGTGAACGGCCACCGGTGCCTTGTCGATCTTTGGATTCCTCACCAGGACGGTGCGGCGCTGTCCTGGCTCTACGAGAGGGGCAAGGTGCTGGAACGCAGCGACGACGAAGAGGGCTGCAGCCTCAAGGTGAGCCTCGAACCGGCGGTCCTGTCACGTTTCGAGCAACGCTTCGGCATCGCCGCGCGAGAGTCTCTCGACGATAGATTGACCGCCAGCCCCAGTTGA
- the hfq gene encoding RNA chaperone Hfq, whose product MPSEKSQNVQDVFLNHIRKNKVPVTVFLVNGVKLQGIITWFDNFSVLLRRDAHSQLVYKHAISTVMPATPVQLFEGAKEEAEHV is encoded by the coding sequence ATGCCAAGCGAAAAGTCCCAGAATGTGCAAGATGTCTTCCTCAACCACATTCGCAAAAACAAGGTCCCGGTCACGGTGTTCTTGGTCAATGGGGTGAAGCTCCAGGGCATCATCACGTGGTTCGATAACTTCTCCGTCCTGTTGCGGCGCGACGCCCACTCGCAGTTGGTGTATAAGCACGCGATCTCGACGGTGATGCCGGCCACCCCTGTGCAGCTGTTCGAGGGGGCCAAGGAAGAAGCGGAGCACGTATGA
- a CDS encoding HAD family hydrolase, whose amino-acid sequence MSLPPPRAVLFDWDNTLVDSWRSIHHALETTFLAMGQRPWSLDETRRNVRRSARETFPELFGARSDEAMAVFFGAFEANHLSQLRPYEGAHELLAGLAAAGIPLAVLSNKQGELLRREVAHLAWEEYFGRIVGAGDAAYDKPAAEAVSMALAGSGVSPGPRVWLIGDTDIDMLCAARNGCTAVLLRPEPPGAGEFPDCVPNFHVSGCLALAELALNS is encoded by the coding sequence GTGAGCCTCCCGCCGCCGCGGGCGGTCCTCTTCGACTGGGACAATACGCTGGTCGACAGCTGGCGGTCGATCCACCACGCCCTTGAGACGACCTTCCTGGCCATGGGCCAGCGGCCCTGGTCGCTCGATGAGACCCGCCGCAACGTCCGGCGCTCCGCTCGCGAAACCTTTCCCGAGCTGTTCGGTGCCCGCAGCGACGAGGCCATGGCGGTGTTCTTCGGCGCCTTCGAAGCCAATCACCTGAGCCAGCTTCGCCCTTACGAAGGGGCGCACGAACTGCTCGCCGGGCTCGCCGCAGCGGGGATCCCGCTCGCGGTCCTCTCCAACAAACAGGGCGAGCTGCTGAGACGGGAGGTCGCGCATCTGGCCTGGGAGGAATACTTCGGCCGGATCGTCGGCGCCGGCGACGCGGCCTACGACAAGCCGGCCGCTGAGGCGGTCTCCATGGCGCTGGCCGGCAGCGGCGTGTCGCCGGGTCCCCGGGTCTGGCTGATCGGCGACACCGACATCGACATGCTCTGCGCCGCGCGGAACGGCTGTACGGCCGTTCTGCTGCGTCCCGAACCGCCCGGCGCCGGAGAGTTCCCGGACTGTGTTCCTAATTTCCATGTATCGGGCTGTCTTGCCCTAGCCGAACTCGCGTTGAATTCCTAA
- a CDS encoding D-amino-acid transaminase, translating into MPRLAYVNGRYLPHKSAAVHIEDRGYQFSDGVYEVVPVVQGTLIDEAPHLDRLERSLSELSIPLPMSRQAIELVSRELMRRNALSNGFLYMQVTRGVAPRDHAFPRQARPALVMTTRQKKPPSEKLLSEGVGIVTIPDIRWKRRDIKSVSLLPNVLGKQQAVEEGAFEAWMIDEDGLVTEGTSTNAWIVTQDGELVTRDASEAILNGITRLRILDLAARENIRFVERAFTAEEATEAREAFLTSSTNFVMPVTRIDGKPVGNGHPGLLTGQLVASYRNFVQNGKASA; encoded by the coding sequence ATGCCCCGCTTAGCCTATGTCAACGGGCGCTATCTGCCCCACAAGTCCGCCGCGGTGCACATCGAGGACCGCGGTTATCAGTTCTCGGACGGCGTCTACGAGGTCGTGCCGGTGGTCCAGGGGACCCTGATCGACGAGGCGCCGCACCTCGACCGGCTGGAACGGTCGCTCAGCGAATTGAGCATCCCGCTGCCCATGTCACGGCAGGCGATCGAGCTGGTCAGCCGCGAACTGATGCGGCGCAACGCCCTCAGCAACGGCTTTCTCTACATGCAGGTCACGCGCGGCGTGGCGCCGCGCGACCACGCGTTTCCGCGCCAGGCCCGCCCCGCGCTGGTCATGACCACGCGCCAGAAGAAGCCGCCGAGCGAGAAGCTCCTGAGCGAGGGGGTCGGGATCGTCACGATCCCCGACATCCGCTGGAAACGGCGCGATATCAAATCGGTCTCCCTGCTGCCGAACGTATTGGGCAAGCAGCAGGCGGTCGAGGAGGGCGCCTTCGAGGCCTGGATGATCGACGAGGACGGCCTGGTAACCGAGGGCACCTCGACCAACGCCTGGATTGTCACCCAGGACGGCGAGCTGGTTACGCGGGACGCCTCAGAAGCCATTCTAAACGGGATTACCCGGCTCCGTATCCTCGACTTGGCGGCGCGCGAGAACATCCGTTTCGTCGAACGTGCCTTCACCGCCGAGGAGGCGACCGAGGCGCGGGAAGCCTTCCTGACCTCGAGCACGAACTTCGTGATGCCGGTCACCCGCATCGACGGCAAACCGGTCGGCAACGGCCATCCCGGACTGCTGACCGGGCAGCTCGTGGCGAGCTACAGGAACTTCGTGCAGAACGGCAAGGCCAGCGCGTGA
- the trkA gene encoding Trk system potassium transporter TrkA — MQVIVCGAGQVGSNIARYLSSENADVTVIDQSPELVQKLVESLDVKGLVGFASHPDVLERAGATDADMVIAVTYADEVNMVACQICHTLFEVPTKIARVRHQSYLDPLWANLFSRDHLPIDVIISPEIEVARAIARRLQVPGAFDVNPLAEGKVSLIGVHCTENCPILDTPLRELTGLFPDLHITVVGISRDGNGFVPRPEDDLRLGDNVYFVAETDHLARAMSAFGHEEKEARRVIIIGGGNIGLSLARMVEEDQPHVHMKLIEIDKKRAEFVAQTLRRTVVIHGDALDTDVLEEVNAKQTETVIAVSNDDEVNILGSLLAKRFGCERAVTLVNKTSYAPLIDSLGIDTVVSPRVITVSTILQHVRRGRIRSVHSVNEGFGELIEVEALETTSLVGVPIRQAKLPVGVLVAALVRGNAVIIPRGDTVIRAGDLVMIFAATEAVKKVERLFSVKLEFF, encoded by the coding sequence ATGCAGGTAATCGTGTGCGGCGCGGGCCAGGTGGGTTCCAACATCGCGCGCTACCTCTCCAGCGAGAACGCCGACGTTACGGTGATCGATCAGTCGCCGGAGCTCGTGCAGAAACTCGTCGAGTCCTTGGACGTCAAGGGACTGGTCGGCTTCGCCTCCCATCCCGACGTGCTCGAGCGGGCCGGAGCCACGGACGCGGACATGGTGATCGCGGTAACCTACGCCGACGAGGTCAACATGGTCGCCTGCCAGATCTGCCACACGCTTTTCGAGGTGCCGACCAAGATCGCCCGCGTGCGGCACCAGAGCTACCTGGATCCGCTCTGGGCCAACCTGTTCAGCCGCGACCATCTGCCGATCGACGTCATTATCTCGCCGGAGATCGAGGTGGCTCGCGCCATCGCACGCCGTCTGCAGGTCCCGGGCGCCTTCGACGTCAACCCCCTGGCCGAGGGCAAGGTCAGCCTGATCGGCGTCCACTGCACGGAAAACTGTCCGATCCTGGACACGCCGCTCAGGGAGCTGACCGGCCTGTTCCCGGATCTGCATATCACCGTTGTCGGGATCTCCCGCGACGGCAACGGTTTCGTGCCGCGGCCGGAAGACGACCTGCGGCTGGGCGACAACGTCTATTTCGTGGCCGAGACCGATCACCTGGCGCGGGCCATGTCGGCATTCGGCCACGAGGAAAAGGAGGCGCGCCGGGTCATCATCATCGGCGGCGGCAACATCGGCCTGTCGCTGGCCCGTATGGTCGAAGAGGATCAGCCCCACGTTCACATGAAGCTGATAGAGATCGACAAGAAGCGCGCGGAGTTCGTCGCCCAGACCTTGCGGCGGACCGTGGTGATCCACGGCGACGCGCTCGACACCGACGTGCTGGAGGAAGTCAACGCAAAGCAGACAGAGACCGTGATCGCGGTCTCGAACGACGACGAGGTCAACATCCTGGGCTCGCTGCTGGCCAAGCGCTTCGGCTGTGAGCGGGCGGTGACCCTGGTGAACAAGACTTCCTATGCGCCGCTGATCGACTCCCTGGGCATCGATACCGTAGTCAGCCCGCGGGTGATCACGGTCTCCACCATCCTGCAGCACGTCAGGCGCGGCCGGATCCGCTCGGTCCACTCGGTCAACGAAGGTTTCGGCGAGCTGATCGAGGTCGAAGCGCTCGAGACGACCAGCCTAGTCGGCGTGCCGATCCGCCAGGCCAAGCTGCCCGTCGGGGTGCTCGTCGCGGCCCTCGTGCGGGGCAACGCGGTCATCATCCCGCGTGGCGATACCGTCATCCGCGCCGGCGATCTGGTCATGATTTTCGCCGCCACTGAGGCGGTTAAGAAGGTCGAGCGGCTGTTCTCCGTCAAGCTGGAGTTTTTCTGA
- a CDS encoding sigma-54 dependent transcriptional regulator, producing the protein MAHDILVVDDEADIRTAINGILSDEGYAVREAGDSDRAMEAIRQRRPNLVILDIWLKNSQLDGMDLLKAILNEYPNLPVVMISGHGTIELAVNAIRCGAYEFIEKPFKADRLLLVVQRAVEASRLKMEVEELRQRAGAATELLGKSIVINQVRQVVDKVAPTGSRVFITGPAGVGKEVVARLIHERSPRASGSFVALNCATMHPDRLECELFGTEPGVEGPDTPGKTGTFERAHGGTLLLDEVADMPVETQGKIVRVLQEQTFLRVGGQRQVEVDVRVIASSNRNLPELIHAGKFREDLFYRLNVVPLRVPALRERREDVPLLIDHFINRSAELGGLPPRQLSEEAVATLQAYDWPGNVRQLRNVIDWILIMAPGAPDEPVNAEVLPSDIDSIAPSMARNQDPQEIMSLPLREAREVFERKYLEAQVARFGGNISRTAAFVGMERSALHRKLRTLGLTAGERH; encoded by the coding sequence ATGGCGCATGACATCCTGGTCGTCGATGACGAGGCCGACATCAGGACGGCCATCAACGGGATCCTGTCGGACGAAGGCTACGCCGTCCGCGAGGCGGGGGACAGCGACCGGGCCATGGAAGCGATCCGGCAGCGCCGTCCGAACCTGGTCATCCTCGACATCTGGCTGAAGAACAGCCAGCTCGACGGCATGGACCTGCTGAAGGCGATCCTCAACGAGTATCCAAATCTTCCGGTCGTCATGATCAGCGGACACGGGACGATCGAGCTGGCGGTCAACGCAATCCGCTGCGGTGCCTACGAATTCATCGAGAAGCCTTTCAAGGCCGATCGTCTGCTCCTGGTCGTCCAGAGGGCGGTCGAGGCCTCGCGCCTCAAGATGGAGGTCGAGGAGCTTCGTCAGAGGGCGGGCGCCGCCACCGAGTTGCTCGGCAAGTCCATTGTCATCAACCAGGTCCGGCAGGTGGTCGACAAGGTGGCGCCTACCGGCAGCCGGGTCTTCATCACCGGGCCGGCCGGGGTCGGCAAGGAGGTCGTGGCGCGCTTGATCCACGAACGCTCGCCGCGCGCCTCGGGCAGCTTCGTGGCGCTGAATTGCGCGACCATGCACCCGGATCGGCTGGAGTGCGAGCTGTTCGGCACGGAGCCCGGCGTCGAGGGCCCGGACACGCCCGGCAAGACCGGTACCTTCGAGCGCGCCCACGGCGGCACGCTGCTGCTCGACGAGGTCGCGGACATGCCGGTCGAAACCCAGGGCAAGATCGTTCGTGTGCTCCAGGAGCAAACCTTCCTGCGGGTCGGCGGCCAGCGGCAGGTCGAGGTGGACGTCCGGGTCATCGCCTCTTCGAACCGCAACCTGCCGGAGCTGATTCACGCCGGCAAGTTCCGCGAAGACCTGTTCTACAGACTCAACGTGGTGCCGCTGCGGGTCCCGGCGCTGCGCGAGCGGCGCGAGGACGTGCCGCTGCTGATCGATCACTTCATCAACCGCTCGGCCGAGCTCGGCGGGCTGCCGCCGCGCCAGCTGTCCGAGGAGGCCGTGGCTACCCTGCAGGCCTACGACTGGCCCGGCAACGTGCGCCAGCTGCGCAACGTGATCGATTGGATCCTGATCATGGCCCCCGGAGCGCCGGACGAACCGGTCAACGCGGAGGTGCTGCCCTCCGACATCGACTCCATCGCGCCCTCGATGGCCCGGAACCAGGATCCTCAAGAGATCATGTCGCTGCCGCTGCGCGAAGCGCGCGAGGTCTTCGAGCGCAAGTACCTCGAAGCCCAGGTTGCGCGTTTCGGTGGGAACATCTCCCGCACCGCCGCCTTTGTCGGGATGGAACGTTCGGCCTTGCACCGAAAGCTGCGAACCCTCGGCCTCACGGCCGGAGAGCGTCACTAG
- a CDS encoding PAS domain-containing sensor histidine kinase, giving the protein MALSTDTGKTGDDLDASLRPATPFSQFRERFLDWAHRVKLERKLAVALLVAAVTSGTLTFAAMTGRLPGRVDPWIILWLINLDLVLLLAVAALVARRLVILWMARRRGMAGARLHVQLVALFSWIAVLPTIIVALFSVLLFDLGLQGWFSKHVSTAVKESLLVAQAYLEEHRQTISADALAMARDLNRGGVLLTTNPQRFNQYVGAQAAIRSLTEAIVFDGSGRVLARAGFSFVLDFNPRLPDWAIQKAREGEVAILTAETEDRVRALVRLDGFTDTFLYVGRLVDPRVLAHMDQSRAAAQLYEELEGKRADLQISFALIFVVVALLLLLAAVWVGLAFANHLSRPIGLLIAAANRVGAGDLAARVAIDEGRDEIRSLSIAFNRMTMKLQSQQGELLNANHQIDLRRRFIEALLAGVSSGVIGLDRSGRITHSNLRASELLDRKGEDLEDQPLQDILPEVSELLQQAQRRPSKISEKPIALETPEGQSRTLFVRVSPEAERRRIIGFVVTFDDISELLAAQRKAAWADVARRIAHEIKNPLTPIQLSAERLKRKYLDQIQSDPETFQVCTDTIVRHVSDIGRMVDEFSAFARMPEPVIEEQELVNLVEQALVLQRTAHPEVEILFEHPPRPVTFPCDSQQVGRAVTNLLQNAIDSLDGREVKTDGPPPPKGRVRVELSAGPGAPSITIEDNGPGLPKAERNRLTEPYVTTRERGTGLGLAIVKKIMEDHGGDLELGDSEMGGARIRLVFPSPDDGDDAPAEPARADKPKVARHGA; this is encoded by the coding sequence ATGGCCCTCTCCACCGATACCGGAAAGACCGGCGACGATCTCGACGCCTCGCTGAGGCCGGCGACTCCCTTCAGCCAGTTTCGCGAGCGCTTCCTGGACTGGGCGCACCGCGTCAAGCTGGAGCGCAAGCTCGCGGTCGCGCTGCTGGTGGCCGCCGTCACGTCCGGGACCCTGACCTTCGCGGCGATGACGGGGCGGCTGCCCGGCAGGGTCGACCCCTGGATCATCCTCTGGCTGATCAACCTCGACCTCGTGCTGCTCTTGGCGGTGGCCGCGCTGGTTGCCCGGCGCCTGGTGATTCTCTGGATGGCGCGGCGGCGCGGCATGGCCGGCGCCCGTCTGCACGTTCAGCTGGTCGCCCTGTTCAGCTGGATCGCAGTACTGCCGACGATCATCGTGGCTCTGTTCTCGGTCCTGCTGTTCGACCTGGGCCTACAGGGCTGGTTCAGCAAGCACGTGAGCACGGCGGTCAAGGAGTCCCTCCTGGTCGCCCAGGCCTACCTGGAGGAGCACCGCCAGACGATCAGCGCGGACGCCCTCGCGATGGCCCGGGACCTCAACCGCGGCGGCGTGCTGCTGACCACCAATCCTCAGCGCTTCAACCAGTACGTCGGGGCGCAGGCGGCGATCCGGTCGTTGACCGAGGCGATCGTATTCGACGGGAGCGGGCGGGTGCTGGCGCGCGCCGGCTTCAGCTTCGTGCTCGACTTCAACCCGCGGCTGCCGGACTGGGCCATTCAGAAGGCGCGCGAGGGCGAGGTGGCGATCCTGACCGCCGAGACGGAAGACCGGGTGCGCGCGCTGGTCCGCCTCGACGGCTTCACGGACACCTTTCTCTACGTCGGGCGCCTGGTCGATCCCCGGGTCCTCGCTCACATGGACCAGAGCCGCGCGGCCGCCCAGCTTTACGAGGAACTGGAAGGCAAGCGCGCCGACCTTCAGATCTCCTTCGCCCTGATCTTCGTCGTGGTGGCGCTGCTCCTGCTATTGGCCGCGGTTTGGGTCGGTCTGGCGTTCGCCAACCATCTCAGCCGGCCGATCGGCCTGCTGATCGCCGCGGCGAACCGAGTCGGCGCCGGCGACCTGGCCGCCAGGGTGGCGATCGACGAAGGGCGCGACGAGATCCGGTCCCTCTCGATCGCCTTCAACCGAATGACCATGAAATTGCAGAGCCAGCAGGGCGAGCTGCTCAACGCGAACCACCAGATCGATCTGCGGCGCCGCTTCATCGAGGCGCTGCTCGCCGGCGTGTCCTCCGGCGTCATCGGCCTGGATCGCAGCGGCCGGATCACCCACAGCAATCTGCGCGCCAGCGAACTGCTCGACCGCAAGGGTGAGGACCTCGAGGACCAGCCCTTGCAGGATATCCTACCGGAGGTATCCGAGTTGCTGCAGCAGGCTCAGCGCCGACCATCGAAGATCAGCGAGAAGCCGATCGCCCTGGAGACTCCGGAGGGACAGAGCCGGACGCTCTTCGTGCGCGTCTCGCCGGAGGCCGAGCGGCGGCGCATCATCGGCTTCGTCGTCACCTTCGACGACATCAGCGAGCTGCTGGCGGCGCAGCGCAAGGCGGCCTGGGCCGACGTGGCGCGCCGCATCGCGCACGAGATCAAGAACCCCTTGACGCCGATCCAGCTCTCGGCCGAGCGGCTGAAACGGAAATACCTCGACCAGATCCAGAGCGATCCGGAGACCTTCCAGGTGTGCACCGACACGATCGTGCGGCACGTCTCGGATATCGGTCGCATGGTCGACGAGTTCTCCGCCTTCGCCCGCATGCCCGAGCCGGTGATCGAGGAGCAGGAGCTTGTTAATCTGGTCGAGCAAGCCCTGGTGCTGCAGCGGACGGCCCATCCGGAGGTCGAGATCCTGTTCGAGCATCCGCCGCGGCCCGTGACCTTTCCGTGCGACTCGCAGCAGGTAGGGCGCGCGGTGACCAACCTGCTGCAGAACGCGATCGATTCGCTGGACGGCCGCGAGGTCAAGACCGACGGCCCGCCGCCGCCCAAGGGGCGGGTCCGCGTCGAGCTCTCAGCCGGCCCAGGCGCGCCGAGCATTACCATCGAAGACAACGGCCCCGGTCTGCCGAAGGCCGAGCGCAACCGGCTGACCGAGCCCTACGTCACCACGCGGGAGCGCGGCACCGGCCTTGGTTTGGCGATCGTCAAGAAGATCATGGAAGATCACGGCGGCGATCTGGAGCTTGGCGATTCGGAAATGGGCGGCGCCAGAATCCGCCTGGTCTTTCCCTCGCCCGACGATGGCGACGACGCGCCGGCCGAGCCGGCCCGGGCAGACAAGCCGAAGGTTGCTCGCCATGGCGCATGA